The genomic window TGCCGACCTCGCCCCCGCTCGGCAGCACCATGCGCCAGCGCTCGAAGCGCCCGCTCCCATCCCAGCGCACCACGTCCGTGAAGGTGTCCGGCAAGAACGGCAGCCACGTGTCCTGGAAGCGCTCGAGGCAGCGGTCGACGCGGGTCGTGGCCCGCTCGAAGTGCTTGAGCAGCCAGCGATAGGCCTTCTCGACGCCGGCGAAGGTCGCCATCTGATGAAAGACATGTTGTGCCCAGCGAGGGAGCTTGCTCAGGAGCGCGACGAGCGGCACCGTCAGCGCGAAGTTGGCGATGCCGCGCCCGTAGTTGACGGTGAACAGCTCGCCGCTCTCCCGGTCGTAGGCGGGGTGCGCGGGGCTGAGCACGGTCGGGAAGACCTGCTCGGGGAGGGCCTCCGGGCGCCAGTCGTGCCGGTCGCCGACCGGGGTGACCACCTCGAGCGAGACGGGATCGATCTCGACCGGGCGGCCCGCGTCGTAGGTGAGCACCAGCCGGGTGGGCGCGTCCTCGATCTTCATCGGGGTGAAGGCGGTGTTGGCGAAGTCACGCGTGCCGAGGAGGCTGATCCGGACGAGCCCCGCGTTCGCGAAGCGGAACCGCTCGAGCTCGGGGTCGGTGTGCGTCAGCTCGTCCGCGACGTAGTCGAACGTCTTCGCGAGCCGGCTCGTGAGCGTCGGCCCGTCCGCGAGATCGAAGCGCGTGACGAGGCCGTCTCCCACCATCAACGTCGTGCGCCGCGCGGCCGGCTCCGCGTCGAACGTGTGCGCGGGAGACACCATGAACAGGTGGCCGCCGAGGTCGTCCGGATACTCGCCTTCGACCACGTCGAGGGGCAGGGCCGTCTGCTCCGTGCGAACGGTGTCGACGACCGACCGAGGGCAGCGAGGCTTCATGGCGCGAGAATATCGTGAAGCTCCTTGCGGTGTCAGCGTGATCGGAGAAGATCGGTGCACCCGTGATCAAGTACATCGGCAGCAAGCGGAAGCTCCTCGCGCCCATCGTCGCCGGCGTCCGCGGTTTCGGCGGGACACGGAGCGCGCTGGACCTCTTCAGCGGCACCGCGCGTGTGGGCCATGCGCTCAAGCAGGCCGGCCTGCACGTGACCGCGAACGACCACCTCGCCTACGCGTCGACCCTGGCGCGCTGCTACGTGGGCGCCGACGCACGAGAGTGGCGGGCCGAGGCGGAGGCCGTGATCGCCTCCCTCGCGGACGCCGCGCCGCAGGATGGTTGGTTCACGCAGGCGTTCTGCCGCGACGCGCGCTACCTGCAGCCCGAGAACGGTCAGCGCGTCGAGGGGGTGCGCGCGGCGATCACGGCGCGAGGCTTGCCGCCGGCGCTCGAGGCGATCGCCTTGACCTCGCTGATGGAGGCCGCCGACCGCGTGGACTCCACCACGGGCGTGCAGATGGCGTACCTGAAGAAGTGGGCCAAGCGCAGCTTCAACCCGCTCACCCTCCGCGTGCCCGCGCTCACCGAAGGCCCGGGCGAGGCGCTCCGCATGGAGGCGGAGGACGCGGCGCAGGTGGAGGCGGACGTGGCGTACCTCGACCCGCCCTACAACCAGCACAGCTACCTCGGGAACTACCACGTGTGGGAGACGCTGGTTCGCTGG from Sandaracinaceae bacterium includes these protein-coding regions:
- a CDS encoding DNA adenine methylase, coding for MIKYIGSKRKLLAPIVAGVRGFGGTRSALDLFSGTARVGHALKQAGLHVTANDHLAYASTLARCYVGADAREWRAEAEAVIASLADAAPQDGWFTQAFCRDARYLQPENGQRVEGVRAAITARGLPPALEAIALTSLMEAADRVDSTTGVQMAYLKKWAKRSFNPLTLRVPALTEGPGEALRMEAEDAAQVEADVAYLDPPYNQHSYLGNYHVWETLVRWDAPETYGIANKRVDCRTYKNPFNSRRRIADAMARVIERVRARELVVSFSDEGFLDRAELVEMLSARGHVRVATTGFDRYVGAKIGIHSPAGEKVGRVSHTRNREMIFLVGPDRARVERAAAAVEASFTATGLKPEEQLDLIP